A stretch of the Elephas maximus indicus isolate mEleMax1 chromosome 3, mEleMax1 primary haplotype, whole genome shotgun sequence genome encodes the following:
- the LOC126074031 gene encoding olfactory receptor 7D4-like encodes MEAENQTKVSEFLLLGLSEDPELQPLFFGLFLSTYLVTVLGNLFIILAVSSDARLYTPMYFFLSNLSFVDICFITTTVPKMLVNIQTQSKDISYIGCLTQVYFFTIFAGLENFLLTIMAYDRFVAICHPLHYMLIMNAQLCVLLVLMSWVIIFWVALLHILLITRLKFYIGTEIPHFFCELSQIIKVACSDTLINNIFLYVLTALLSVFPFTGILFSYSQIVSSLTRVSSAGGKYKAFSTCGSHLSVVSLFYGTGIGVYLSSAVTHSSQKSSIASVIYTVVTPMLNPFIYSLRNKEVKGALGKLLSRAACCP; translated from the coding sequence ATGGaagcagaaaaccaaacaaaagtttCAGAATTCCTTCTGCTGGGCCTCTCAGAGGATCCTGAACTTCAGCCCCTCTTCTTTGGACTCTTCCTGTCCACGTACCTGGTCACTGTGCTTGGGAACCTGTTCATCATTCTGGCTGTCAGCTCTGACGCCCGCCTctacacccccatgtacttcttcctctccaacctgtcctttGTTGACATCTGTTTCATCACCACCACGGtcccaaagatgctggtgaacatcCAGACTCAGAGCAAAGACATCTCCTACATAGGATGCCTCACTCAGGTGTATTTCTTCACGATTTTTGCTGGACTGGAAAATTTTCTCCTGACCATTATGGCCTATGACCgatttgtggccatctgtcacccccTGCACTACATGCTCATCATGAATGCCCAGCTCTGTGTCTTGTTGGTTCTGATGTCTTGGGTCATCATTTTCTGGGTCGCTCTGCTTCATATTCTACTGATAACAAGGCTGAAGTTCTATATAGGCACTGAAATTCCACATTTCTTTTGTGAACTGTCTCAGATTATCAAAGTGGCCTGCTCTGACACCCTCATCAATAACATCTTCTTATATGTGTTGACTGCCCTGCTGAGTGTGTTTCCCTTCACAGGGATCCTCTTCTCTTACTCTCAGATTGTCTCCTCCTTAACGAGGGTGTCCTCTGCTGGGGGCAAGTATAAGGCATTTtccacctgtgggtctcacctctctGTCGTCTCATTGTTCTATGGGACAGGCATTGGTGTCTACCTGAGTTCTGCTGTGACCCATTCTTCTCAGAAGAGCTCTATTGCCTCAGTGATATATACTGTGGTCACTCCCATGTTGAACCCTTTCATCTACAGCCTAAGGAACAAGGAAGTGAAGGGAGCCCTGGGAAAGCTCCTTTCTAGAGCAGCCTGTTGTCCATGA